The window CGGATCATCGACTTTTTGACCATCGCGAATATCATTAATGGCTTTTTCCAGCGCATCTCGCTTTATGCCCTGTGCTTTGAATATTTCACCTAATTTGCCTTTGTCTTCTGTTGCTGCGAGTAAAAACAGCTCAGAGGAAATATAAGAATCATTGCGCTTTTGGGCGTATTTATCACACAAGTTAAGAAGTTGCGCAGTTGCCTGCGAGAGCTGAACGTCGCCGCCCGTACCTTCTACTTGCGGCAATGCATCAAGCGCTTTTGACAGACTTGCTCTGAACTGCGGGATATCGACACTTAGCATCGTGAACAGCGGGCGAACTGAACCACCATTTTGATCGAGTAGCGCCTGCATTAAATGCACAGGTTCAATAAATTGATGGTCACGACCCAATGCCAGCGACTGCGCATCGGCAATCGCCATTTGGAATTTGCTGGTGAATTTATCGTGTCTCATGGTACTACCTCACTTAAATCTTTCGTTGATTTAAATGTGGGTACTTTTTGGGCGTTTTCAAGTTTTTAGCGATTATTTTCGCCAAATAATTGACGCAAATCGAGCGGCTGCCTTTTCGTTACGCCAGGAGTACCACAAGTCTGAGTGGCTGACAGTACACTCATCACTCTGAGTGATTTCATTAATACCAAACTGACGGCAAATCAGTTCAGCAATGCCCGGTAAGTTCGCTAACCACTTATCTCCATTCGGCTCAAAGAAATGAGAAGTCTTAAACTGGTTTGAAACAAACGCATCGAAAACATCCTGGCCAACTTCAAATGCATCAGGACCTATCGCTGGACCTATCCAAACGCTTAAGCCAGACGATTCCGTTGAAAACTTTTTTAGCGCGTTTTGCAATACACCATCAGCCAAACCTCTCCATCCAGCATGGACCGCCGCTATTTCCTTTCCGTCCGATGAACAAATGAAAATAGGCAGGCAATCCGCCGTTAAAACGGCGCACACACTGCCAGGTTGAGAACTATAAGCAGCATCAGCAATCGTTGTTTTAAAAGGCCATGACAGTACGTTACTGGTATGTCGTTGCTGCAACCACACTACGGAATGGGGCAGAGGCAATTCACGTTCTAACCTCCGCCGTCTCAACAGCACAGCGGCGGGGTCATCACCCACATGAACCGCCAAATTACCAAACGCCCGTGTTGTAATTGCAACACCGACGTTGTCAGGTAACGTCCAGTTAGGATGAAAAACGTTTTGCGTCACGCTTAAGCTCGTCAATCAGATACTCAAAGTCGGTCGGGCGATCGACGTGGAATTCTAACCATTCACCGGTAATTGGATGGTGTAAGCCTAAAGAGGCAGCATGCAATGCCTGGCGATTAAAGTTTCTCAGTGTCTGTAAAAACTGATCGTCAGCTTGTTTCGGTGGACGAGGTCGGCCACCGTAAGTTAAATCGCCGACTAAAGGATGTCGGATATGCGCCATATGCACACGAATTTGATGCGTTCGACCTGATTCCAGACGTAAACGCAACAAAGTATGAGCCCGGTAGCGGTCTAACACACGATAATGAGTCACTGCCGGTTTTCCAGACTGCACAACCGCCATGTGCGTCCGCTTTGTCGGGTGTCGACCAATGGGCTCATCAACCATCCCCCCCGCTGTCATGACGCCATTACATACCGCTTCATACTCACGAGTAATTTCACGCGCCTGCATCATTGACACTAATTGCGTTTGCGCAGGTACTGTGCGCGCAACCACCATTAATCCCGTCGTAT is drawn from Idiomarina piscisalsi and contains these coding sequences:
- the rluD gene encoding 23S rRNA pseudouridine(1911/1915/1917) synthase RluD, with translation MNKRIELEAIVPESLAGKRLDQALAELFPDYSRSRLKSWITEEKVSVDAEVVKKPREKVETGMLVAVDAEIESEERHVPQPVELDIVYQDDDILVINKPAGLVVHPGAGAPDRTLLNGLLHYDPQLDLVPRAGIIHRLDKDTTGLMVVARTVPAQTQLVSMMQAREITREYEAVCNGVMTAGGMVDEPIGRHPTKRTHMAVVQSGKPAVTHYRVLDRYRAHTLLRLRLESGRTHQIRVHMAHIRHPLVGDLTYGGRPRPPKQADDQFLQTLRNFNRQALHAASLGLHHPITGEWLEFHVDRPTDFEYLIDELKRDAKRFSS
- the pgeF gene encoding peptidoglycan editing factor PgeF; the protein is MTQNVFHPNWTLPDNVGVAITTRAFGNLAVHVGDDPAAVLLRRRRLERELPLPHSVVWLQQRHTSNVLSWPFKTTIADAAYSSQPGSVCAVLTADCLPIFICSSDGKEIAAVHAGWRGLADGVLQNALKKFSTESSGLSVWIGPAIGPDAFEVGQDVFDAFVSNQFKTSHFFEPNGDKWLANLPGIAELICRQFGINEITQSDECTVSHSDLWYSWRNEKAAARFASIIWRK